A window of Marinitoga sp. 38H-ov contains these coding sequences:
- the fliJ gene encoding flagellar export protein FliJ, which produces MRFQFNLERLKNLRERLEEDAKRIFLEATAERIKAEEALIEINNKIKEENENFVKQISQNLITIQDIQQWRSYLESLENKKVKLGEIYREKLADEEEKRQRYLEARKERVILEKLKKRKFEEYKIEFQREENRNLDEIGIQMYYRNNK; this is translated from the coding sequence ATGAGATTTCAATTTAATTTAGAAAGATTAAAAAATCTTAGAGAAAGATTAGAAGAAGATGCTAAAAGAATATTTTTAGAAGCTACTGCTGAAAGAATAAAAGCAGAAGAAGCCCTTATTGAAATAAATAACAAGATAAAAGAAGAAAATGAAAATTTTGTAAAACAAATCTCTCAAAATTTGATAACTATACAGGATATTCAACAATGGAGATCTTATTTAGAGTCATTGGAAAATAAAAAGGTTAAATTAGGAGAGATATATAGAGAAAAATTAGCAGATGAAGAAGAAAAAAGACAAAGATATTTAGAAGCTAGAAAAGAAAGAGTAATATTAGAAAAATTAAAAAAGAGAAAATTTGAAGAGTATAAAATTGAATTTCAAAGAGAAGAAAATAGAAATTTAGATGAAATAGGTATTCAAATGTATTATAGAAATAATAAGTAA
- a CDS encoding DUF5107 domain-containing protein, with amino-acid sequence MKYYNMESIILENNNIKLVVIPQIGAKVASIIYKPQNFEVLFQPTLKKYRLPKYGDSFEKYDTSGIDEMFPNIDECIYPFEEYYGEKLPDHGELWSIPWLCKKINDTSIYCEVKSPKFNYIFKRTINLKNNTIVFNYSVKNLNKTEFRGFWAFHGLIAIDNNSEIILENIDKVLNVKKNSKFLGNFENICDYPIYNNYNLNKFLPIESKNTEKFYLLDKINSAGITLNNNKLLYNIEFKDLPYAGIWKNEGGFKGEYNCAIEPCNGFYDSLEIAKKYNKYLIFEPGEEKSWKISIELKENSL; translated from the coding sequence ATGAAATATTATAATATGGAATCTATAATTTTAGAAAACAATAATATTAAATTGGTAGTAATACCTCAAATAGGAGCAAAAGTTGCTTCAATAATATATAAACCGCAAAATTTCGAAGTTTTATTTCAACCCACTTTAAAAAAATATCGTTTACCTAAATATGGAGATTCTTTTGAAAAATATGATACATCTGGAATTGATGAAATGTTTCCTAATATAGATGAGTGTATTTATCCCTTTGAAGAATATTATGGAGAAAAATTACCAGATCATGGAGAGTTATGGAGTATTCCTTGGTTATGTAAAAAAATAAATGATACTAGCATTTATTGCGAAGTAAAAAGTCCTAAATTTAATTATATTTTTAAAAGAACTATTAACTTAAAAAATAATACTATTGTTTTTAACTATTCTGTCAAAAACTTAAACAAAACTGAATTTAGAGGTTTTTGGGCATTTCATGGATTGATTGCTATAGACAATAACAGTGAAATTATATTAGAAAATATAGATAAAGTCCTAAATGTCAAAAAAAATAGTAAATTTTTAGGAAATTTTGAAAATATATGTGATTATCCTATATATAATAATTATAATCTAAATAAATTTTTACCTATTGAATCAAAAAACACTGAAAAATTCTATTTATTAGATAAAATAAACTCTGCAGGAATTACTTTAAATAATAATAAACTATTGTATAATATAGAATTTAAAGATCTCCCATATGCTGGAATTTGGAAAAATGAAGGGGGATTTAAAGGAGAGTATAATTGCGCAATAGAGCCTTGTAATGGCTTTTACGATTCATTAGAAATCGCTAAAAAATACAATAAATATTTAATTTTTGAACCTGGTGAAGAAAAAAGCTGGAAAATAAGTATTGAATTAAAAGAAAACTCCCTCTGA
- a CDS encoding MetS family NSS transporter small subunit, with amino-acid sequence MSGSAIFFMIFAGVVLFGGLAWSLNIASKANKK; translated from the coding sequence ATGTCAGGAAGTGCAATATTTTTTATGATATTTGCTGGTGTAGTACTATTTGGAGGTTTAGCTTGGTCATTAAACATAGCTTCTAAAGCTAATAAAAAATAG
- a CDS encoding sodium-dependent transporter — protein MARQKWGSRWAFVLAAIGSAAGLGNAWRFPYMAYQNGGGAFYIPYFVALFIAGIPLLMAEFGIGQGLQASAPKSMVKVTKGAEFIGWWAVITGAIITFYYNVIMAWIFNYLYFSFGTMWKDDPKGFFFGEFLKLSDGPGQIGGIRLPVLIGLIITWVWIYLILRKGTESVGKTVMWTVPLPVILLILLGIRGVTLPGAATGLNYLFDPNFSKLADPRVWANAFGQIFFSLSLAFGIMIAYGSYNNKKSDVANNAIITALGNSATSFLAGIAVFSVLGYMAQQMSVPVNEVVSGGIGLAFVVYPQAISLIPGGVIVQSIFGLAFFVMLLTLGIDSAFSLVEAVEASAGDKFKINKKSFLIGFSILGFIFGLLFSTQGGLYWLDIIDHYMGTYALLVVGILESIVIGWVFGAEKLRDYINSVSEIKIGKWFDISLKYIIPLVLIFILGLTLADELKNPYEGYPGWALTIGFVVFILVPILAFIFAKIPSKDEKYDLKASEITFEEE, from the coding sequence ATGGCAAGACAAAAGTGGGGTTCAAGATGGGCTTTTGTTTTAGCGGCTATAGGTTCAGCAGCAGGATTGGGTAATGCATGGCGTTTCCCATATATGGCCTATCAAAATGGTGGTGGTGCATTTTATATTCCTTATTTTGTAGCATTATTTATTGCTGGTATTCCTCTTTTAATGGCAGAATTTGGTATTGGGCAAGGCTTGCAAGCTAGTGCTCCAAAATCAATGGTTAAAGTAACAAAAGGCGCTGAATTTATTGGATGGTGGGCAGTTATTACAGGTGCAATTATAACATTTTATTATAATGTTATTATGGCTTGGATTTTTAATTATTTATATTTTTCATTTGGGACTATGTGGAAAGATGATCCAAAAGGATTCTTTTTTGGTGAATTTTTAAAATTATCTGATGGCCCTGGTCAAATAGGCGGTATTAGACTTCCTGTTCTTATTGGGTTAATAATTACATGGGTTTGGATATATTTAATTTTAAGAAAAGGTACAGAATCTGTTGGTAAAACAGTAATGTGGACAGTTCCATTGCCTGTAATATTATTAATATTATTAGGTATTAGAGGTGTAACTTTACCTGGGGCTGCTACTGGTTTAAATTATTTATTTGATCCAAATTTTTCTAAATTGGCAGATCCTAGAGTTTGGGCAAATGCTTTTGGACAAATTTTCTTTTCTTTAAGTTTAGCTTTTGGTATTATGATTGCATATGGAAGTTATAATAATAAGAAAAGCGATGTCGCAAATAATGCTATTATAACTGCTTTAGGGAATTCAGCTACATCTTTCTTAGCAGGTATTGCTGTATTTTCCGTTTTAGGTTATATGGCTCAACAAATGAGCGTTCCAGTTAACGAAGTTGTTAGCGGAGGTATTGGATTAGCATTCGTGGTTTACCCTCAAGCTATATCACTAATACCTGGAGGAGTTATTGTTCAATCTATTTTTGGGTTGGCATTTTTTGTAATGTTATTAACTTTAGGTATTGATTCAGCATTTTCATTAGTTGAAGCTGTTGAAGCTTCTGCTGGGGATAAATTTAAAATTAATAAAAAATCATTCTTAATAGGATTTTCTATTTTAGGATTTATTTTTGGATTATTATTCTCAACACAAGGTGGGTTATATTGGTTAGATATTATTGATCATTATATGGGTACATATGCATTATTAGTAGTTGGTATTTTAGAATCAATTGTAATAGGTTGGGTATTTGGCGCGGAAAAATTAAGAGACTATATTAATTCAGTATCTGAAATAAAAATAGGTAAATGGTTCGATATTTCATTAAAATATATTATTCCATTAGTATTAATATTTATTTTAGGTCTTACTCTTGCTGATGAATTAAAAAATCCATATGAAGGATATCCAGGATGGGCTCTTACAATTGGTTTTGTTGTATTTATTTTAGTACCAATTTTAGCATTTATTTTTGCAAAAATACCTTCTAAAGATGAAAAATATGATTTAAAGGCTTCAGAAATAACCTTCGAAGAGGAATAG
- a CDS encoding galactokinase has translation MLYRAPGRINFIGEHTDYNDGYVLPFAIDKHIYLEIEKSDKFTFISKNSNQNISLNNLQKTRTWADYIIGVILEIEKKVGKIPPFSFQIHSNLPIGAGLSSSAALEIVSAFAINDILNLNLSIEELALIGWNAENKFVGLNCGIMDQYASALSKENHALFIDTYTKKYELIPLNLKNYNFYIINSGVKHELGNSEYNIRRKQCEDALKLLNKKSFREVNYEDLKKLNGIHYKRVKHVLDENRRVLNTIEALKNDKIELIGEFLFESHESLKELYEVSCEEIDYIIDNLKNKVTGARIVGGGFGGSVLVLSKDDELENIIYNLKDNYLRKYSIELEHFKVISSNGAEKVII, from the coding sequence ATGTTATATAGAGCACCTGGACGAATAAATTTTATAGGAGAACATACCGATTATAATGATGGATATGTTCTTCCTTTTGCTATTGATAAACATATATATTTAGAAATTGAAAAATCTGATAAATTTACATTTATTTCAAAAAATTCCAATCAAAATATTTCTTTAAATAATTTACAAAAGACCAGAACTTGGGCAGATTATATAATAGGTGTAATTTTGGAAATAGAAAAAAAAGTAGGAAAAATACCACCTTTTTCATTCCAAATTCATTCAAACTTGCCAATAGGCGCAGGATTATCTAGTTCCGCTGCTTTGGAAATTGTTTCAGCTTTTGCAATAAATGATATTCTTAATTTAAATTTATCTATTGAAGAATTAGCTTTAATAGGATGGAATGCCGAAAATAAATTTGTAGGATTAAATTGTGGAATTATGGATCAATACGCAAGTGCTTTATCAAAAGAAAATCACGCATTATTTATAGATACATACACAAAAAAATATGAATTAATTCCTTTAAATTTAAAAAACTATAATTTTTACATTATAAATTCCGGTGTTAAACACGAATTAGGAAATTCTGAATATAATATTAGAAGGAAACAATGTGAAGATGCTTTAAAATTATTAAATAAAAAATCTTTTAGAGAAGTAAATTATGAAGATTTAAAAAAATTAAATGGTATTCATTACAAAAGAGTTAAACATGTTTTAGATGAAAACAGAAGGGTTTTGAATACTATTGAAGCTTTAAAAAATGATAAAATTGAATTAATTGGAGAGTTTCTTTTTGAATCTCATGAAAGTTTAAAAGAATTATACGAAGTATCATGCGAAGAAATTGATTATATTATTGATAACTTAAAAAACAAAGTAACTGGAGCACGCATTGTTGGAGGTGGGTTTGGAGGTTCAGTCTTAGTTCTTTCAAAAGATGATGAATTAGAAAATATTATTTATAATTTAAAAGATAATTATTTAAGAAAATATTCAATCGAATTAGAGCATTTTAAAGTAATAAGTTCAAATGGTGCTGAAAAAGTAATAATTTAA
- the galT gene encoding galactose-1-phosphate uridylyltransferase, with protein MLERRFNPITGEWVMISSSRQKRPNLPKDSCPICPGVLELPGEYDLVSFENRFPALRKDAPDVQNNSDILIKDKSQGICEVVVYTEKHNSELSHMKVHQIEKLINMWSDRTKELSSYDFIKYVFIFENKGKEVGATLPHPHGQLYAFPFLPPRIQLKMESLEKWYREKNSCAICDVIKEEKKQNERIVYETDNIIALVPFYARYPYEVHVYPKRHVETIYELSNKEKKEFAHVLKVITNKYNGLFNMPFPYMMMFFQKPFNINKSTHFFHFHIEFISPMRGPNLIKWVASVESGTWAFINPIEPEQAAKQLRNVEVNIDVI; from the coding sequence ATGCTTGAAAGAAGATTTAATCCTATTACAGGCGAATGGGTAATGATATCCTCATCTCGCCAAAAAAGACCTAATTTACCAAAAGATAGTTGCCCTATATGCCCTGGTGTTTTAGAATTACCGGGTGAATATGATTTAGTAAGCTTTGAAAATAGATTTCCTGCTTTGAGAAAAGATGCTCCTGATGTACAAAACAATAGTGATATATTAATCAAAGATAAATCACAAGGAATATGTGAAGTTGTAGTTTATACTGAGAAACATAATTCAGAATTATCTCATATGAAAGTTCATCAAATAGAAAAATTAATTAATATGTGGTCTGATAGAACAAAAGAACTATCATCATATGATTTTATAAAATATGTGTTTATTTTTGAAAACAAGGGTAAAGAAGTTGGAGCAACTCTACCACATCCACATGGACAATTATATGCATTTCCATTTTTACCTCCTAGAATTCAATTAAAAATGGAATCATTAGAAAAGTGGTATAGAGAAAAAAACTCTTGTGCTATTTGTGATGTGATTAAAGAAGAGAAAAAACAAAATGAAAGAATAGTATATGAAACAGATAATATAATTGCTTTAGTCCCTTTTTATGCTAGATATCCATATGAAGTGCATGTATATCCAAAAAGACATGTAGAAACAATATATGAATTATCTAATAAGGAGAAAAAAGAATTTGCTCATGTTTTAAAAGTAATTACGAATAAATATAATGGATTATTTAATATGCCTTTTCCATATATGATGATGTTTTTCCAAAAACCTTTTAATATAAATAAATCCACTCACTTTTTCCATTTTCATATTGAGTTTATATCTCCTATGAGAGGGCCAAATTTAATCAAATGGGTAGCAAGCGTAGAAAGTGGAACATGGGCATTTATTAACCCGATAGAACCCGAACAAGCTGCAAAACAATTAAGAAATGTTGAGGTGAATATTGATGTTATATAG
- a CDS encoding alpha-galactosidase, with protein MYILNNFFDGEYLEFDKGNYNIKLKIEKIPEGYIIRGKVKGDLEKIEIFEDIADNELFINNWQSWSPTKKIKIENYKYNIPEDWKKSAKYSAHPMPEYLENNVISDYFVGKKNKVYGFLTSKIAHPFFEIRNNKIIACLEYFEKNFDEYIDIEPLIILENNEIEKLLEVYADYVKFENNPKFSKWNPIGWSSWYHYFENLTWEETLKNLELSKEYNYEVFQLDDSWQKDIGDWVPKDTYPDFETIANKIKEYGYIPGLWLAPFSVSETSEVFLNHKDWLVKDESGNPKIAYINWKKNIYALDTTHPEAQEHLKKIFSNMKEKGIHYFKIDFLFAGAIPGIRYLDVTPIEAYNLGMKIIREAAGEDFVLGCGAPILPSIGYVDGMRISADTAPFYNQNDPDFVYPNAYYALRNVITRYFMNGKWWWNDPDCLLLRTEESELSEKIIEMYSYVSGLLNNMILQSDDLSKNIKKDIFYRSLDLRGGIPHVKRLMNDNYSFEIEAFNTNIGYVKMNVDLDKIEFNLEYDIDYPKLNKKSILRDNRLFHYYEERDNDA; from the coding sequence ATGTATATATTAAATAATTTCTTTGATGGTGAATACCTTGAATTTGATAAAGGAAATTATAATATTAAATTAAAAATAGAAAAAATCCCTGAAGGATATATTATAAGAGGTAAAGTGAAAGGGGATCTAGAAAAAATTGAAATTTTTGAGGATATTGCAGATAATGAGCTTTTTATAAATAACTGGCAAAGTTGGAGTCCTACAAAAAAAATAAAAATTGAAAATTATAAATATAATATTCCTGAGGATTGGAAAAAATCAGCTAAGTATAGTGCTCATCCAATGCCTGAATATTTAGAAAATAATGTTATTTCTGACTATTTTGTTGGCAAAAAAAATAAAGTATATGGTTTCTTAACCTCTAAGATTGCTCATCCATTTTTTGAAATTAGAAATAATAAAATAATAGCCTGCTTAGAATATTTTGAAAAAAATTTTGATGAATATATCGATATTGAACCATTAATAATTTTAGAAAATAATGAAATCGAAAAATTATTAGAAGTATATGCTGATTATGTAAAGTTTGAAAATAATCCTAAATTTTCAAAATGGAATCCTATAGGGTGGTCTTCTTGGTATCATTACTTTGAAAATTTAACTTGGGAAGAAACTTTAAAAAATTTAGAATTATCAAAAGAATATAATTATGAAGTTTTTCAGTTAGATGATTCTTGGCAAAAAGACATAGGTGATTGGGTTCCAAAAGATACTTATCCAGATTTTGAAACAATTGCTAATAAAATTAAAGAATATGGTTATATTCCTGGATTATGGCTAGCTCCGTTTAGTGTTTCTGAAACATCTGAAGTTTTTTTAAATCATAAAGATTGGTTAGTAAAAGACGAAAGCGGAAATCCTAAAATTGCTTATATTAATTGGAAGAAAAATATATATGCTTTAGATACCACACACCCTGAAGCACAAGAACATTTAAAAAAGATTTTTTCAAACATGAAAGAAAAAGGAATTCATTATTTTAAAATAGACTTTTTATTTGCTGGTGCTATACCAGGAATAAGATATTTAGATGTCACACCAATTGAAGCGTATAACCTTGGAATGAAAATAATAAGAGAAGCAGCTGGTGAAGATTTTGTTTTAGGTTGTGGCGCTCCAATTTTACCTTCTATTGGTTATGTTGACGGAATGAGAATAAGTGCTGATACAGCACCATTTTATAATCAAAATGATCCAGATTTTGTTTATCCTAATGCATATTATGCTTTAAGAAATGTCATTACAAGATATTTCATGAATGGGAAATGGTGGTGGAACGATCCTGATTGCTTATTATTAAGAACTGAAGAATCTGAATTAAGTGAAAAAATTATAGAAATGTATTCTTATGTCTCAGGATTATTAAACAATATGATTTTACAAAGTGATGACTTATCTAAAAACATTAAAAAAGACATTTTTTATAGATCTTTAGACCTTAGAGGCGGAATACCTCATGTTAAGAGGTTAATGAATGATAACTATTCATTTGAAATTGAAGCATTTAATACTAATATAGGTTATGTAAAAATGAATGTTGATTTAGATAAAATAGAATTTAATTTGGAATATGATATTGATTATCCAAAATTAAATAAGAAATCTATACTAAGAGATAATAGATTATTCCATTATTATGAGGAGAGGGATAACGATGCTTGA
- a CDS encoding LacI family DNA-binding transcriptional regulator → MKKNYVTIKDIAAAAGVSINTVSRALNDKPDINIKTKKRILEIAKEMGYVKNITASSLRNQKTKTIGVIFEDSSNPFFAEVLKGIEKGAREKNYNIILMNTEKNYTLERNAIKLLLEKRVDGLIITPTQEKSEDIKELIKINIPFVVVGVHFEDIEIDEIYSDDFFGGYLAGKYLIEKGRKKLIMLNGFNYKSVAKERFLGFKKALEEHKIKNFKIYELEEGLESAYIKTNELIKKKIKFDGLFCYNDIFAFGAIKALYENKIKFPDTVNIVGFDDISFANVFNLTTVRIHKEKLGYEAFYRLYKKIKGDKNLIKEKLDVDLVIRNT, encoded by the coding sequence ATGAAAAAAAATTATGTAACCATAAAAGATATAGCTGCAGCTGCAGGAGTTTCTATTAATACTGTTTCTAGAGCTTTAAATGATAAGCCAGATATAAACATAAAGACGAAAAAAAGAATATTAGAAATTGCTAAAGAAATGGGGTATGTAAAAAATATAACAGCTAGTTCTTTAAGAAATCAAAAAACAAAAACTATTGGTGTAATATTTGAAGATAGTTCTAACCCTTTCTTTGCTGAAGTATTAAAAGGAATAGAAAAAGGCGCAAGAGAAAAAAATTACAATATTATTTTAATGAATACAGAAAAAAATTATACACTTGAAAGAAATGCTATTAAATTGTTATTAGAAAAAAGGGTAGATGGTTTAATTATTACACCTACACAAGAAAAATCTGAAGATATTAAAGAATTAATAAAAATTAATATCCCTTTTGTAGTTGTTGGAGTACATTTTGAAGATATAGAAATTGATGAAATATATTCTGATGATTTCTTTGGTGGATATTTAGCAGGTAAATATTTAATTGAAAAAGGTAGAAAAAAACTAATTATGTTAAATGGATTTAATTATAAATCTGTTGCGAAAGAAAGATTTTTAGGCTTTAAAAAAGCATTAGAAGAACATAAAATTAAAAACTTTAAGATTTATGAATTAGAAGAAGGTTTAGAAAGTGCTTACATTAAAACAAATGAATTAATAAAGAAAAAAATAAAATTTGATGGTTTATTTTGTTATAATGATATTTTTGCTTTTGGTGCAATAAAAGCATTATATGAAAATAAAATAAAATTTCCAGATACAGTTAATATTGTAGGATTTGATGATATTTCTTTTGCAAATGTTTTTAATTTAACAACCGTTAGAATACATAAAGAAAAACTTGGATATGAAGCTTTTTATAGATTATATAAAAAAATAAAAGGAGATAAAAATTTAATAAAAGAAAAGTTAGATGTTGATTTGGTTATTAGAAACACTTAA
- a CDS encoding beta-galactosidase, with the protein MNIYGADYYPEHWPEEDWEKHIKIMKEFEIEWLRIGEFSWALLEPKEGEFNFEIFDKAIPMLKNEGFKLILGTPTPTPPAWLIKKFPEIQPIDEHGHIREFGSRRHYCFDNDNFIHYSLRITEKFVERYYKYADMWQIDNEFGCHETTYCYNEETRISFINWLKEKYHSLENLNHTWGGAFWSQLYSDWDEITIPKNTPTFKNPHQMLDFHRFSSDNVIKYSKMHTDIIRKYSDKPITHNLMVDFFDIDYFKYSKDLDIVSWDNYIPTDEYDFYHQSANHDLMRSLKKIPYFVMEQQPGRVNWRIINNQYSPEYIDFWTKQSYLHGADGSIVFRFRELPYGAEQYHGALVDYTGTPTERLKYYIKSKHETSNCIIPKKEVAIYFSYENAWIHRINHLNTTFNYWNAIVEIYKAIKMFGYNVDFVYGEDKIDEYELIIIPYAMNIDNEFLNSLKKYNGKIIMTAMSGIKDDRNWINKEKYNELFNKFGIKIDDFSGEKDVEILYKNNILKGKFWSDKIIVKDSEILSILNNTAFKNHPIITKKEKNIYIGTVLNYLDFSYILSSLLIPKVIGKDILVTNTNDGIIILNAKNTKNIIYINNEKIEMEAFEIIKKG; encoded by the coding sequence ATGAATATATATGGTGCTGATTATTACCCAGAACATTGGCCAGAAGAAGATTGGGAAAAACATATAAAAATAATGAAAGAATTTGAAATTGAATGGCTAAGAATAGGAGAATTTTCTTGGGCTTTATTAGAACCTAAAGAAGGTGAATTTAATTTTGAAATATTTGATAAAGCAATACCTATGTTAAAAAATGAAGGGTTTAAATTAATATTGGGAACACCAACCCCTACGCCACCTGCATGGTTAATAAAAAAGTTCCCAGAAATACAACCTATTGATGAACATGGTCATATTAGAGAATTTGGAAGCAGAAGGCATTATTGTTTTGATAATGATAACTTTATTCATTATTCTCTAAGAATTACTGAAAAATTTGTTGAAAGATATTATAAATATGCTGACATGTGGCAAATAGATAATGAATTTGGTTGTCATGAAACAACATACTGTTATAATGAAGAGACTAGAATATCTTTTATTAATTGGTTAAAAGAAAAATACCATTCATTAGAAAATTTAAATCATACTTGGGGTGGAGCTTTTTGGAGTCAATTATATTCTGATTGGGATGAAATTACAATCCCAAAAAACACTCCAACATTTAAAAATCCTCATCAAATGTTAGATTTTCATAGGTTTTCTTCAGATAATGTTATTAAATATTCTAAAATGCATACAGATATTATTAGAAAATATTCTGATAAACCTATAACTCATAATCTTATGGTAGATTTTTTTGATATTGACTATTTTAAATACTCAAAAGATTTAGATATAGTTTCTTGGGATAATTATATCCCAACAGATGAATATGATTTTTATCATCAAAGCGCAAATCATGATTTAATGAGATCATTGAAAAAGATACCTTATTTTGTAATGGAGCAACAACCTGGAAGAGTAAATTGGAGAATAATAAACAATCAATATTCTCCAGAATATATTGATTTTTGGACAAAACAATCATATTTACATGGAGCAGATGGAAGTATTGTTTTTAGATTTAGAGAACTCCCATATGGTGCTGAACAATACCATGGCGCATTAGTCGATTATACTGGAACTCCTACTGAAAGACTTAAATATTATATAAAATCAAAACATGAGACTTCAAATTGTATTATTCCTAAAAAAGAAGTAGCAATATATTTTTCATATGAAAATGCATGGATTCATAGAATTAACCATTTAAATACAACATTTAATTATTGGAATGCTATTGTAGAAATTTATAAGGCTATAAAAATGTTTGGATACAATGTTGATTTTGTATATGGAGAGGATAAAATAGATGAATATGAATTAATTATTATTCCATATGCTATGAATATAGATAATGAGTTTTTAAATTCACTAAAAAAGTATAATGGAAAAATTATTATGACCGCTATGAGCGGAATTAAAGATGATAGAAATTGGATAAACAAAGAAAAATATAATGAATTATTTAATAAATTTGGAATAAAAATTGATGATTTTTCTGGCGAAAAAGATGTAGAAATATTATATAAAAATAATATTTTAAAAGGAAAATTTTGGTCAGATAAAATAATTGTAAAAGATTCAGAAATATTATCTATTTTAAATAATACAGCTTTTAAAAACCATCCAATAATTACCAAAAAAGAAAAAAATATATATATTGGTACAGTATTAAATTATCTTGATTTTTCATATATTTTATCATCATTATTAATACCTAAAGTAATAGGCAAAGATATATTGGTTACAAATACAAATGATGGTATAATAATTTTAAATGCCAAAAACACAAAAAACATTATATATATTAATAATGAAAAAATTGAAATGGAGGCATTTGAAATTATAAAAAAGGGATGA
- a CDS encoding carbohydrate ABC transporter permease, which produces MTKTAIYKKYLFYILSTIIIVIWLIPFVIAVLTSFKTMDEISFGANWFKLPEKWSLEGYITAWKNAHIYTYYLNTFLIAAVSTLGALFLSSLGAYALSWYDFKLRKPILIIFVAGMLIPFQMLLIPVYKFSVNTGLYDTYPGLILFHIAFQLGFCTFFLRNFMITIPKSIFEAARIDGANDFKIYYSIMLPLIKPAIAALGILEFTWIWNDYLWALILIQSDTKKPITLGLTTLQGQWVTSWNVIAAASILAAIVPIIVFLMFQKYFIQGLTMGSVKG; this is translated from the coding sequence ATGACAAAAACTGCAATATACAAAAAATATTTATTTTATATATTATCCACTATAATTATAGTTATATGGTTAATTCCTTTTGTAATTGCTGTATTAACTTCATTTAAAACTATGGATGAAATATCTTTTGGAGCTAATTGGTTTAAACTTCCTGAAAAATGGTCTTTAGAAGGATATATAACGGCCTGGAAAAACGCTCATATATATACATACTATTTAAATACTTTTTTAATAGCTGCTGTTTCAACTTTAGGTGCATTATTTTTATCAAGTTTGGGCGCATATGCTTTAAGTTGGTATGACTTTAAATTAAGAAAACCTATTTTAATTATTTTTGTAGCAGGAATGCTAATCCCATTTCAAATGTTATTGATACCAGTTTATAAGTTTTCTGTAAATACTGGATTATATGATACATATCCGGGATTAATATTATTTCATATAGCTTTCCAACTTGGATTTTGTACATTCTTTTTAAGAAATTTTATGATAACTATTCCAAAAAGTATTTTTGAAGCTGCTAGAATAGATGGAGCTAATGATTTTAAAATATATTATAGTATAATGCTTCCATTAATCAAACCTGCAATTGCAGCTTTAGGGATTTTAGAATTTACCTGGATATGGAATGACTATTTATGGGCTTTGATATTAATTCAAAGTGATACAAAAAAACCTATCACTCTAGGTTTAACTACTTTGCAAGGACAATGGGTAACTAGTTGGAATGTTATTGCTGCTGCATCAATATTAGCTGCTATTGTTCCTATTATTGTATTTTTAATGTTCCAAAAATATTTTATACAAGGTTTAACAATGGGAAGTGTAAAAGGCTAA